A genomic region of Prosthecobacter sp. contains the following coding sequences:
- a CDS encoding DUF1592 domain-containing protein, which produces MKLSAQFLIVALSTHWVSADDFQKSILPVLKERCNTCHSTEKQKGDLDLERFTSLAEIKKEPMIWEGVLEQIEMGEMPPKKEKQLSAEQKTTLTNWARGTLDQIALANAGDPGPVVLRRLSNMEYTYTLRDLTGVDSLDPAKEFPVDGAAGEGFTNAGAALVMSPALLTKYLDAAKEIASHALLTPQGLHFSASTSSHDWTDETLAKIREFYARFTESGGATAVNLQGIKFDTNAGGRLPLAKYLAALQGKAGADGLNTHYLAVLKQALTDSKPSILLDPLRAKFREGKLTAADIELWQQTLWRFASVGHIGKQNGPKSWQEPVMPLVPRHEMRVKLASDRDLTLYLTTTDAGDGSTDDDVVWENPRLVAPGRPDLPISGLPALVKHLETQRSKIIASAEQCLNAIASGKDDADPALLPAWREYLGHGTAKLEPLLTKKLLSTPDYNFIQGWQGEQALSVLANSSDATVRIPGVMKAHSVATHPSPTRASVIAWRCEAAGTLRISGDVSDAHPECGNGVVWTLEVRRGHTSEVLAKGETKGANVLKIGPLEKVRVEPGQVLALVIGPRDGNHVCDLTAVNFTLNDGSKTWDLAKDVSPNILAGNPHGPWRFLSQPAALEALPDVPAPIAEWRKNPSPALAAKVRQHLEKDFPLNSPLLRPFLNDRPDRTDPTNLKAKAPSVLEVPIPAALANGTEFVVTGKLAAESTGSVQMQVLATKPESLQGIAAGRAESAQAKGQWSDNNLRTQHSAPVIVNDASSARKRFEAAFDEFRALFPIALCYTKIVPVDEVVTLTLFYREDEHLKHLMLDEAQSAEIDRLWDELRFVSEAPLKQVDVFEQLYQFATQDASPSAFEPMREPIQRGAETFKQQQLDAEPRHVQAALDFATQAWRRPLGDAEQHELRALYQKLRKQELPHTSAVRMLLTRVLVAPAFLYRGEKAAPGIKAAPVSDWEIATRLSYFLWSSTPDAELRQLAEAGKLREPAVLAAQARRMMKDARIRRLATEFGCMWLHVRDVETLDEKSERHFPTFLDLRDDMQEEAVRFFVDLFQADRNVLSLLDADHSFVNGPLAKHYALDLKTTDWQRVDGLRSKGRGGILGFAATLAKQAGASRTSPILRGTWLSEVILGDKLPIPPKGVPVLPEEASQGLTERQLTERHSRDERCAGCHKRIDPFGYALEGFDAIGRARKADTSTTLPDGTQVDGLADLRSYLLTTRRDDFLRQFCRKLLGYSLGRSVQLSDKPLIESMVKSDHRMGTLIKMVVRSPQFGEVRGRDFITSR; this is translated from the coding sequence ATGAAGTTATCCGCGCAGTTTTTGATCGTCGCGTTATCGACTCATTGGGTTAGCGCTGATGATTTTCAGAAATCGATCCTGCCTGTCTTGAAGGAGCGCTGCAACACCTGCCACTCCACCGAGAAGCAAAAGGGCGATCTCGATCTGGAGCGCTTCACCAGCCTCGCCGAGATCAAGAAGGAGCCGATGATTTGGGAAGGCGTGCTGGAGCAAATCGAGATGGGCGAGATGCCGCCGAAGAAGGAAAAGCAGCTCTCGGCTGAACAGAAAACCACACTGACAAACTGGGCGCGAGGCACGCTGGATCAAATCGCGCTAGCCAATGCGGGCGATCCCGGTCCCGTGGTGCTGCGTCGGCTCTCGAACATGGAATACACTTACACGCTGCGGGATTTGACCGGTGTGGACTCACTTGATCCGGCAAAGGAGTTTCCGGTGGATGGCGCGGCGGGTGAAGGATTCACGAATGCGGGCGCGGCGCTCGTCATGTCGCCCGCGTTGCTCACGAAGTATCTCGATGCGGCGAAGGAAATCGCGAGTCATGCCTTACTGACACCGCAGGGATTGCATTTCTCGGCCAGCACCTCATCACATGACTGGACGGACGAGACGCTGGCGAAGATCCGCGAGTTTTACGCGCGCTTCACCGAGTCCGGCGGTGCCACGGCGGTGAATTTGCAGGGCATCAAGTTCGATACGAACGCGGGCGGTCGCCTGCCGCTGGCGAAGTATCTGGCGGCGCTGCAAGGCAAGGCCGGTGCCGACGGCTTGAACACCCATTACCTCGCAGTGCTCAAGCAGGCGCTCACGGACTCGAAACCGTCCATCCTGCTCGACCCCCTGCGAGCAAAGTTTCGTGAAGGCAAGCTCACCGCCGCCGATATTGAACTCTGGCAGCAGACGTTGTGGCGGTTTGCCAGTGTGGGGCACATCGGCAAGCAGAATGGTCCGAAAAGCTGGCAGGAGCCAGTGATGCCGCTGGTGCCCCGGCACGAGATGCGCGTGAAGCTGGCTTCAGATCGGGATCTGACGCTCTACCTCACCACCACCGATGCGGGCGATGGCAGCACTGATGATGACGTGGTCTGGGAAAATCCCCGCCTTGTGGCCCCAGGAAGGCCGGATCTGCCGATCAGCGGCCTTCCTGCTCTTGTGAAGCATCTCGAAACCCAACGCTCGAAGATCATTGCTAGCGCCGAGCAGTGCCTGAACGCCATCGCGAGCGGCAAAGACGACGCTGATCCCGCCTTGCTGCCTGCCTGGCGTGAATACCTCGGCCACGGCACCGCCAAGCTCGAACCACTGCTCACGAAGAAACTCCTCAGCACACCCGACTACAACTTCATCCAAGGCTGGCAGGGCGAGCAGGCGCTCAGCGTGCTCGCGAACTCCTCAGACGCCACCGTTCGCATCCCCGGCGTGATGAAGGCGCACAGCGTCGCCACGCATCCATCGCCGACGCGTGCTTCCGTCATCGCATGGCGTTGCGAAGCTGCGGGCACGCTGCGCATCAGCGGCGATGTTTCCGACGCGCATCCCGAATGCGGCAACGGCGTTGTCTGGACGCTCGAAGTCCGTCGCGGGCACACCAGCGAAGTGCTTGCCAAAGGTGAAACGAAAGGCGCGAATGTTTTGAAGATAGGCCCGCTTGAAAAGGTGCGCGTCGAACCCGGTCAAGTTCTCGCGCTCGTCATCGGTCCACGCGATGGAAACCACGTTTGTGATCTCACGGCGGTGAACTTTACGCTCAACGACGGCTCTAAGACCTGGGACCTCGCCAAAGACGTTTCACCGAACATCCTCGCCGGCAATCCCCACGGACCCTGGCGCTTCCTGAGCCAGCCAGCCGCGCTAGAAGCCTTGCCGGACGTGCCCGCGCCCATCGCAGAGTGGCGCAAAAACCCATCTCCCGCCCTGGCTGCGAAAGTGCGGCAGCATTTGGAAAAAGACTTTCCGCTGAACAGCCCGCTGCTACGCCCCTTTTTGAATGATCGGCCGGATCGGACTGATCCGACCAATCTGAAGGCCAAGGCGCCCTCAGTCCTCGAAGTGCCAATCCCCGCCGCTCTCGCCAACGGCACGGAGTTCGTCGTCACCGGCAAGCTGGCCGCAGAATCCACCGGCAGCGTGCAGATGCAGGTGCTTGCCACGAAGCCGGAGTCGCTGCAGGGCATCGCCGCAGGCAGGGCTGAGTCCGCGCAGGCCAAGGGCCAGTGGAGCGACAACAACCTGCGCACGCAGCACAGTGCTCCGGTGATTGTGAATGACGCCAGTTCTGCGCGGAAACGATTTGAGGCCGCCTTTGATGAGTTTCGAGCGCTGTTCCCCATCGCTCTCTGCTACACCAAAATCGTGCCGGTGGACGAGGTGGTGACGCTGACGCTGTTCTATCGCGAGGACGAACACTTGAAGCACCTCATGCTCGACGAGGCCCAGAGCGCCGAGATCGACCGGTTGTGGGACGAGCTGCGCTTCGTCAGCGAAGCACCGCTGAAGCAGGTGGATGTGTTTGAGCAGCTTTATCAATTTGCCACACAGGACGCCAGCCCCAGCGCCTTTGAGCCGATGCGCGAGCCGATTCAGCGCGGCGCGGAGACGTTCAAGCAGCAGCAACTCGACGCCGAACCCAGGCATGTGCAGGCCGCGCTCGATTTCGCCACCCAGGCATGGCGTCGTCCGCTGGGTGATGCCGAACAGCACGAGCTGCGCGCGCTTTATCAAAAGCTGCGCAAGCAGGAGCTGCCTCACACGAGCGCCGTGCGCATGCTGCTCACGCGCGTACTCGTGGCTCCGGCGTTTTTGTATCGCGGTGAAAAAGCGGCTCCTGGCATCAAGGCCGCGCCGGTGAGCGATTGGGAAATAGCCACGCGGCTAAGCTACTTCCTGTGGTCCTCCACACCCGATGCCGAATTACGCCAACTGGCGGAGGCCGGGAAGCTGCGTGAGCCTGCCGTTCTCGCTGCCCAGGCCCGGCGGATGATGAAGGACGCGCGCATCCGCCGCCTCGCCACCGAGTTTGGCTGCATGTGGCTGCATGTGCGCGATGTCGAGACGCTGGATGAAAAGAGCGAGCGCCATTTCCCCACCTTCCTCGACCTCCGCGACGACATGCAGGAGGAGGCCGTGCGTTTCTTCGTCGATCTGTTCCAGGCAGACCGTAATGTGCTCTCGCTGCTCGATGCCGACCACAGTTTCGTGAACGGCCCGCTCGCCAAGCACTACGCGCTCGATTTGAAGACCACCGACTGGCAGCGAGTCGATGGCCTGCGCTCGAAAGGCCGTGGTGGCATCCTCGGTTTCGCCGCCACGCTCGCCAAGCAGGCCGGTGCCTCGCGCACCAGTCCCATCCTGCGCGGCACCTGGCTCAGCGAAGTCATCCTCGGCGACAAACTGCCCATTCCGCCCAAAGGCGTGCCCGTTTTGCCCGAAGAAGCGTCGCAAGGCCTCACCGAACGCCAGCTCACCGAACGTCACAGCCGTGACGAACGCTGCGCCGGCTGCCACAAACGCATCGATCCCTTCGGCTATGCCCTCGAAGGCTTCGACGCCATCGGCCGCGCCCGAAAAGCTGACACCAGCACCACCTTGCCCGATGGAACACAGGTCGATGGCCTCGCCGATCTCCGCAGTTACCTCCTCACCACCCGCCGCGACGACTTCCTCCGCCAGTTTTGCCGCAAGCTCCTCGGCTATTCCCTCGGTCGCAGCGTGCAGCTTTCTGACAAGCCGCTGATCGAGTCCATGGTCAAAAGTGATCATCGCATGGGCACCCTGATCAAAATGGTCGTCCGCAGCCCGCAGTTTGGCGAAGTGCGGGGACGGGACTTTATCACCAGCCGTTGA
- a CDS encoding DUF1549 and DUF1553 domain-containing protein: MPKKALTSTWMIAMLAGTGFAVESSRPLSFTHDIQPILTKAGCNAGVCHAKAITGQRGFRLSVLGFEPEEDYEAIVKQGKGRRVFPPAPEESLLITKGAAIVPHTGGKKLEPGSEDYKTLVRWIAEGMPYAQKNEPKLNDIVVEPARATLKVKTMQQLKVTARYSDGSSRDVTKHALFEANDRAMAEASEQGLVKTLDIPGNVAVMVRFGGKVSVCSVSVPLGAPVDSLPPVKNFIDQHVFANLKQIGVPPSPICDDSSFLRRISLDIGGRLPTDEETKAFLASKEPDKRDRAIEALLNSPDYADYFANKWTSLLKNQRTEAADITANFAFHAWMRDSLLANTKYDQIVRQILASTGTIVSNPPVAWYKRVKEPNVQLEDVAQLFLGVRMQCAQCHHHPFERWTQAEYYHLAAFFSQIGRKPTAIAGEDLIFHKRGTAQTEHRKTRVMLKPAGLGEPEMDIAPDDDPRLALVDWMSKKDNPFFAKSLVNRYWKHFFKRGLVEPEDDLRDTNPPTNPDLFEALAKSFTDSGYDLKSLVRTITQSHTYQLSSTPNEHNAVDRQAFSHFYPKRMTAEVLLDSIDMVTGSKTDFADLPPGTRAISLPDNSYTRASPFLKVFGRPDNTSVCECERVSSASLAQSLHLMNAADVKAKLTAAGGRAEMLTKAEMSEPKRIRELYLAAFSREPAADEIRIAETHLLKPRTDATGKPLDSQRAKRNGYEDLLWALLNTKEFLYNH; encoded by the coding sequence ATGCCAAAGAAAGCCCTCACTTCTACTTGGATGATTGCGATGCTCGCTGGAACGGGCTTCGCTGTCGAATCGTCGCGTCCACTGAGCTTCACTCACGACATCCAGCCTATTTTGACCAAGGCGGGTTGCAACGCGGGCGTGTGCCATGCGAAGGCGATCACCGGTCAGCGTGGGTTTCGTCTCAGCGTGCTCGGGTTTGAGCCAGAGGAAGACTATGAAGCCATCGTGAAGCAGGGCAAAGGACGGCGCGTATTTCCACCGGCACCGGAGGAAAGCCTGCTCATCACCAAGGGCGCAGCCATTGTGCCGCACACGGGCGGGAAGAAGCTGGAGCCCGGCTCGGAAGACTATAAGACGCTGGTGCGCTGGATCGCCGAAGGAATGCCGTATGCGCAGAAAAATGAGCCAAAGCTCAACGACATCGTCGTGGAGCCCGCTCGTGCGACTTTGAAGGTCAAGACCATGCAGCAGCTCAAAGTCACCGCACGCTACTCCGATGGCAGCAGCCGCGATGTGACGAAACATGCGCTCTTTGAGGCCAATGACCGCGCCATGGCCGAGGCCAGTGAGCAAGGTCTCGTGAAGACACTCGATATTCCGGGCAACGTGGCCGTGATGGTGCGTTTCGGCGGCAAGGTCTCGGTTTGCAGCGTGTCGGTGCCGCTCGGGGCGCCGGTGGATTCATTGCCACCGGTGAAGAATTTTATTGATCAGCATGTCTTCGCGAACTTGAAGCAGATCGGTGTGCCCCCTTCGCCGATTTGCGATGACTCTAGCTTTCTGCGCCGCATCTCGCTCGACATCGGCGGCCGTCTGCCGACCGACGAAGAAACGAAAGCCTTCCTCGCCAGCAAGGAGCCTGACAAACGTGATCGCGCCATCGAGGCGCTCCTCAACAGTCCCGATTACGCCGACTACTTCGCGAACAAGTGGACTTCGCTTCTCAAAAACCAGCGCACCGAGGCCGCCGACATCACCGCGAACTTCGCCTTCCACGCCTGGATGCGCGACAGCTTGCTGGCGAACACAAAGTATGACCAAATCGTTCGCCAGATTCTCGCCTCCACCGGCACCATCGTGTCGAATCCGCCGGTGGCTTGGTACAAACGAGTGAAGGAGCCGAATGTGCAGCTCGAAGACGTGGCACAGCTCTTCCTAGGCGTGCGCATGCAGTGCGCACAGTGCCATCATCATCCCTTCGAGCGCTGGACGCAGGCGGAGTATTATCACCTCGCCGCATTCTTCAGCCAGATCGGTCGCAAACCGACCGCCATCGCCGGTGAGGATCTCATTTTCCACAAGCGCGGCACTGCGCAGACTGAGCACCGCAAGACGCGCGTCATGCTGAAGCCTGCTGGGCTCGGCGAACCTGAAATGGACATCGCGCCCGACGACGACCCGCGTCTCGCCCTGGTCGATTGGATGAGCAAGAAGGACAACCCCTTCTTCGCCAAGTCGCTCGTGAACCGCTACTGGAAGCACTTCTTCAAACGCGGCCTCGTGGAGCCCGAGGATGACCTGCGCGACACGAATCCGCCGACGAATCCTGATTTGTTCGAAGCATTGGCCAAGAGCTTCACCGACAGCGGTTACGATTTGAAATCGCTCGTTCGAACCATCACGCAAAGCCATACCTACCAGCTCAGCTCGACGCCGAACGAGCACAATGCGGTGGATCGCCAGGCCTTCTCGCACTTCTACCCGAAGCGCATGACCGCCGAAGTGCTGCTCGACAGCATCGACATGGTCACCGGTTCCAAGACGGACTTCGCTGACCTTCCGCCCGGCACTCGTGCCATCTCACTGCCCGACAACAGCTACACCCGTGCCTCGCCGTTTCTCAAAGTCTTTGGCCGCCCCGACAACACCAGCGTCTGCGAATGCGAGCGCGTCTCATCCGCCAGTCTCGCGCAAAGCCTGCATCTCATGAACGCCGCTGACGTGAAAGCCAAGCTCACCGCCGCCGGTGGCCGCGCCGAGATGCTCACCAAGGCCGAGATGTCCGAGCCGAAACGCATCCGCGAACTCTACCTCGCCGCCTTCTCCCGCGAACCTGCCGCCGACGAAATCCGCATCGCCGAAACGCATCTGCTGAAGCCTCGCACCGACGCCACCGGCAAACCGCTCGATTCCCAACGCGCCAAACGCAACGGCTACGAAGACCTGCTCTGGGCGCTGCTGAACACGAAGGAGTTCCTGTATAATCATTGA
- a CDS encoding prolyl oligopeptidase family serine peptidase, which yields MKVPIAFFAALIAFQALLVMAADLPKLRQLQTPRGTHFSICGDKPAKPAPTLFIIGNPISVMGQENMRYLVGTGEVLAKHGWVYVLLDPACEGFDVKEGQPSSLSGWATHAKNGHDFIGPYVRNCVDVLDHLIAKGITDARQVVVQGVSRGGFCALHFAAREPRVQAVVGISPVTNPLALKEFNGVTAAQVAGFSLDGVMEKLADRTVWISIGNSDDRVSSEDCIGFTRRLVDTTRRLQPKLNLIPVHLHVGVSAGHRSPDDAYVAAADFLLRRFPSAPSTELTRDVFSGDFPPASYGKTFEQVEATAQEVIERVFRDEDGILRSGVNGRTMKPLTNDEVLDRPLGKGGYPEHSAMPEALKAVWLNYENAGEASGAYLMALCLKFEATRDPKVRELARRTVNAVVTLWRNASPPAGNGGGGRGWFPKPYGGIHKVAGIEECSADQYAGITLGLHAYHRMMADAEEKKQIEEVIVSFSDWWHDHDHSGVYFGKPIWWKRLEWHPMAATYFLYLHALAESWQPGVKSRQSFETWLALKATLLRPDKPTGITMHGLPVLCLEQLRLLRPDLDAVWQPALVHQADLLARSVDQTAQSKYFEVLGYGADYLAAAHRLLPDAGYDKLALRCLEALKNRGDFYHIRRDQRIDQLPSLVRGDDYRDVFFCEGHVHWMAGYWRHKLSQ from the coding sequence ATGAAAGTGCCCATCGCGTTCTTTGCTGCTCTCATCGCGTTTCAGGCCCTGCTCGTCATGGCTGCGGACTTGCCGAAACTGCGGCAGTTGCAGACGCCCCGCGGCACGCATTTCAGCATCTGTGGCGACAAGCCAGCCAAGCCCGCGCCGACTCTGTTCATCATTGGCAATCCGATTTCCGTGATGGGGCAGGAGAACATGCGCTATCTCGTCGGCACCGGTGAGGTGCTGGCTAAGCATGGCTGGGTCTATGTGCTGCTCGACCCGGCCTGTGAAGGCTTCGATGTCAAAGAAGGCCAGCCATCGAGCCTGAGCGGCTGGGCCACGCATGCGAAGAATGGCCACGACTTCATCGGGCCATATGTGCGGAACTGCGTGGATGTGCTGGATCACCTCATCGCGAAAGGCATCACGGATGCCCGGCAAGTCGTGGTGCAAGGTGTCTCGCGTGGTGGATTCTGCGCGCTGCACTTTGCCGCGAGAGAGCCGCGTGTTCAGGCTGTCGTCGGCATCTCGCCAGTGACGAATCCGCTCGCGCTGAAGGAGTTTAACGGTGTCACCGCAGCGCAGGTGGCGGGCTTCAGCCTTGATGGCGTGATGGAGAAGCTCGCGGATCGCACGGTGTGGATCAGCATTGGAAACTCGGATGATCGTGTCAGTTCGGAGGACTGCATCGGCTTCACGCGCCGCCTTGTCGATACGACGCGAAGATTGCAGCCGAAGCTGAATCTCATTCCAGTGCATCTGCATGTCGGTGTCTCGGCGGGACATCGGTCGCCAGATGATGCGTATGTGGCTGCCGCTGACTTTTTGCTCCGTCGTTTTCCCTCCGCGCCGAGCACGGAACTGACACGCGATGTGTTTAGCGGTGACTTCCCACCCGCAAGCTATGGCAAGACCTTTGAGCAAGTGGAAGCAACGGCGCAGGAGGTGATCGAGCGCGTTTTCCGCGATGAAGACGGCATCCTGCGCAGTGGTGTGAATGGTCGCACGATGAAACCGCTGACGAACGACGAGGTGCTCGACCGCCCGCTTGGCAAAGGCGGCTACCCCGAGCACTCCGCGATGCCGGAAGCGCTGAAAGCCGTGTGGCTGAACTACGAAAACGCAGGCGAGGCCAGCGGCGCCTATTTGATGGCGCTTTGCCTGAAGTTTGAAGCCACGCGCGATCCAAAGGTGCGCGAACTTGCCCGTCGCACCGTGAATGCCGTCGTCACGCTTTGGCGGAATGCCTCGCCGCCAGCCGGGAATGGCGGCGGTGGCCGCGGCTGGTTTCCGAAGCCCTACGGCGGCATCCACAAGGTGGCGGGCATCGAGGAATGCAGCGCCGATCAGTATGCGGGCATCACGCTCGGCCTGCACGCGTATCACCGCATGATGGCCGATGCGGAGGAGAAGAAGCAGATCGAGGAGGTCATCGTCTCCTTCTCCGACTGGTGGCACGATCACGACCACAGCGGTGTCTATTTCGGCAAACCGATCTGGTGGAAGCGGCTGGAGTGGCACCCGATGGCCGCCACTTACTTCCTCTACCTCCATGCGCTGGCCGAGTCGTGGCAGCCCGGAGTCAAATCGCGACAGAGCTTTGAAACATGGCTGGCTCTGAAAGCCACGCTGCTTCGCCCTGACAAACCCACCGGCATCACCATGCACGGCCTCCCGGTTCTTTGTCTGGAGCAACTCCGCCTGCTGCGCCCCGATCTCGATGCCGTCTGGCAGCCCGCGCTTGTTCATCAGGCCGATCTGCTCGCCCGCAGCGTGGATCAAACGGCGCAAAGCAAGTATTTCGAAGTGCTCGGCTACGGCGCGGACTACCTCGCCGCCGCCCATCGCCTGCTGCCCGATGCTGGCTATGACAAGCTCGCGCTCCGCTGCCTCGAAGCTCTCAAAAATCGCGGCGACTTCTACCACATCCGCCGCGACCAGCGCATCGACCAGCTTCCTTCCCTCGTCCGTGGCGATGACTACCGCGACGTCTTCTTCTGCGAAGGCCACGTTCATTGGATGGCGGGCTACTGGCGTCACAAACTGAGCCAATAG
- a CDS encoding serine protease has translation MSSRLICLFALFAASAFAQQVTLPLPRLLTVMPMGGQAGTNVEVTITGENIEDVTELAFSSPKVVAKPVVGTTNKFAVSIAADASVGVYDARVMSRLGVSSVRAFSVNKLPEVVRTKANNTVETAMALPVGTICNATMTKRAVDFYSFQGVKDKAVAIDCAAVGIDSRLTPVLILADAKGGDLKVNRTGGIIDFTPPADGTYLIKVSDLTYQGGERHFYRLALQNSPAQPQPQTATVSSMSWPPEGLAASASAKETEPNNKDAQKITLPCDIAGAFYPAADVDTFEFTAKKGETWWVEVASERLGLNTDPFVLVQQVKDGKFTDVAELYDIAPPMKTTSNGYSYDGPPYDAGSPDVMGKFEVKEDGAYRLQVRDLFGGTRTDPNNVYRLIVRQATPDFALAAWAIHMTLRNGDRASLSKPMALRAGDSRAFEVAVQRRDGFDGEIDISMENLPPGVTAAGLKIGKGKPYGHLILTASSDAKRGFSLAKIVGKATINGAVVARPVRVASMEWPVKDAKGEIPSPRLMADVPVSVTDSEQAPVTIALAENKVFEAKAGETLKIPLKLTWRNDFNGTSIKVKAYGEGFSAIKEFDIPIKAATHELVLDLAAMKIAPGDYTFALQSLGICKYSYNPAAVPLAEAEQKKAEQLLTAAAAEAKKIAATDAEAAKKAAEKQKQAEAAMTAASTRMKSVTTAANPTDTVEILISEPIRVSVKAAAPTTAAVK, from the coding sequence ATGTCATCACGTCTCATTTGCCTTTTCGCCCTCTTTGCCGCTTCCGCCTTCGCTCAGCAGGTCACGCTGCCATTGCCGCGCCTGCTCACTGTCATGCCGATGGGCGGTCAGGCGGGCACGAATGTCGAAGTCACGATCACGGGTGAAAACATCGAAGACGTGACCGAATTGGCCTTCTCCTCGCCGAAGGTCGTCGCGAAACCAGTGGTCGGAACGACGAACAAATTTGCTGTCAGCATCGCAGCGGATGCATCCGTGGGTGTTTATGATGCGCGAGTGATGTCGCGGCTCGGCGTGTCGTCGGTGCGGGCATTTTCAGTGAACAAGCTGCCGGAAGTCGTGCGCACAAAAGCCAACAACACCGTGGAGACGGCGATGGCGCTGCCTGTGGGCACGATTTGCAATGCCACGATGACCAAGCGGGCGGTGGATTTCTATTCCTTCCAAGGCGTGAAGGACAAAGCCGTCGCCATCGACTGCGCGGCGGTCGGGATCGACTCGCGGCTCACGCCAGTGCTCATCCTCGCGGATGCTAAGGGCGGCGATCTGAAAGTGAACCGCACGGGCGGCATCATCGACTTCACTCCGCCTGCGGATGGCACCTATCTCATCAAAGTGAGCGACCTCACCTACCAAGGAGGCGAGCGTCATTTCTATCGTCTCGCGCTGCAAAACTCCCCCGCGCAGCCACAGCCGCAGACGGCGACAGTCAGCTCGATGTCCTGGCCGCCAGAAGGTCTCGCCGCATCGGCTTCAGCCAAAGAAACCGAGCCGAACAACAAGGACGCGCAGAAGATCACACTGCCCTGCGACATCGCAGGCGCGTTCTATCCGGCGGCAGATGTCGATACCTTCGAGTTCACCGCGAAAAAAGGCGAGACGTGGTGGGTGGAGGTCGCCAGCGAGCGTCTCGGGCTCAACACCGATCCCTTTGTGCTCGTGCAGCAAGTCAAGGACGGCAAGTTCACCGACGTGGCCGAGCTGTATGACATCGCACCGCCGATGAAGACGACGAGCAACGGCTATTCGTATGATGGCCCGCCCTACGACGCCGGTTCGCCGGATGTGATGGGCAAGTTTGAGGTCAAGGAAGACGGCGCCTATCGCCTGCAAGTGCGCGATCTCTTCGGCGGCACGCGCACCGATCCGAACAACGTCTATCGTCTCATCGTGCGTCAGGCCACGCCCGACTTCGCGCTCGCCGCGTGGGCCATCCACATGACGCTGCGCAATGGCGACCGTGCTTCACTTTCCAAACCGATGGCGCTGCGTGCAGGCGATTCGCGTGCGTTTGAAGTCGCGGTGCAGCGCCGTGATGGCTTCGATGGCGAGATCGACATCAGCATGGAAAATCTGCCGCCCGGAGTGACCGCCGCTGGTTTGAAAATCGGCAAAGGCAAGCCCTATGGCCATCTCATCCTCACTGCGTCCAGCGATGCGAAGCGCGGCTTCTCGCTCGCCAAGATCGTCGGCAAGGCCACGATCAATGGCGCCGTCGTTGCGCGTCCTGTTCGCGTGGCGAGCATGGAATGGCCGGTGAAAGACGCGAAGGGAGAGATCCCATCCCCGCGCCTCATGGCCGACGTTCCCGTGTCCGTGACCGATTCCGAGCAGGCTCCAGTGACCATCGCACTGGCTGAAAACAAGGTCTTCGAAGCCAAGGCAGGCGAGACGCTGAAAATCCCGCTCAAGCTCACTTGGCGGAACGATTTCAACGGCACCTCGATCAAAGTGAAGGCCTACGGCGAAGGCTTCAGCGCCATCAAGGAGTTCGACATCCCGATCAAGGCCGCCACGCATGAACTCGTGCTTGACCTCGCCGCGATGAAGATCGCTCCGGGCGATTACACCTTCGCGCTGCAGAGTCTTGGCATCTGCAAATACAGCTACAACCCCGCTGCTGTGCCTTTGGCGGAAGCCGAGCAGAAGAAAGCCGAGCAACTTCTCACCGCCGCTGCCGCCGAAGCCAAAAAAATCGCCGCCACCGATGCTGAGGCCGCGAAGAAGGCCGCCGAAAAACAAAAGCAGGCCGAAGCAGCCATGACCGCCGCCTCGACACGCATGAAGTCCGTCACGACCGCTGCGAATCCGACAGACACGGTCGAAATTCTCATCTCCGAACCGATCCGTGTGAGCGTGAAGGCTGCGGCACCGACGACGGCGGCAGTGAAGTAG
- a CDS encoding type IV toxin-antitoxin system AbiEi family antitoxin domain-containing protein: protein MQPLKQLSEVLRSLADRDHCVFTPSDLAAAVPECGQLAVLLSRATAAGVLKRICRGVYLYPVPDYPTGSLLFHAAARLRAGEFNYISLETVLSDAGVISQVPMNWISLMTSGRSHVVDCGDYGHIEFVHTAQRPEDLSGELTYDAERHLWRAAVRQALRDMKATRRSMELVDEEVVRELV, encoded by the coding sequence ATGCAGCCGCTCAAGCAGCTCTCCGAAGTCCTCCGCTCGCTGGCGGATCGGGATCACTGTGTGTTCACGCCGTCTGACCTCGCTGCGGCAGTGCCAGAGTGCGGGCAGTTGGCGGTGCTACTATCGCGGGCGACTGCGGCGGGTGTGTTGAAGCGAATCTGCCGGGGAGTTTATCTTTACCCCGTGCCAGACTACCCGACGGGGAGTCTGCTGTTTCACGCGGCGGCACGGCTGCGCGCAGGTGAGTTCAATTACATCAGCCTGGAAACGGTGTTGAGCGATGCTGGCGTCATCTCGCAGGTGCCGATGAATTGGATCAGCCTCATGACTTCCGGACGCAGTCATGTCGTGGACTGCGGGGACTACGGACACATCGAGTTTGTGCATACAGCGCAGCGGCCGGAGGACTTGAGCGGCGAGCTGACTTATGACGCGGAGCGGCATCTGTGGCGGGCGGCGGTGCGGCAGGCATTGCGCGACATGAAGGCCACAAGGCGCAGCATGGAACTCGTGGACGAGGAGGTGGTGCGTGAGCTTGTTTGA